One window of Halichondria panicea chromosome 7, odHalPani1.1, whole genome shotgun sequence genomic DNA carries:
- the LOC135338772 gene encoding uncharacterized protein LOC135338772 — protein sequence MAVSILPLFAVILILHSGPSSSLTTTENWKHLNVPCNTESLSFRNVTNKTDIHLDHCTFNLRYPLHISNINDLRIIGSGNGTVINCTSDNAGLLFKSVNNLLLESLIIQNCGVFSDDRLQIASVRIVGGENVYITVMNVTIENGTGTGLSLINVSGVVTVKNCTFRRNIYYVDRMYQVVNATHNDFTQRGGGMQIQIGVEHRSVYLIQRCKFLFNFASSGGGLFVVVQLHASNHSITVENSEFIKNKCQNGGGGVQFGYTALRSSSKKVNSNSIMFQNCVFRGNEARYGGGTAIFSSLGTPLFSENKIQMNNSSWSNNTASKLGMAVDIAIAPWETFSRNGLFPKPLFSHCNFTEHTHYTFLSSPRSIFTLTGFRIDFKDTILFERNTGTAIEANLAELNFTENSYVKFGENRGVNGGAVSLKGLSVIFIYDHSTLVFQDNSALKKGGAIYVDSSGRHSESVCFIQRRRKKQFHASFVFDNNTAGFENFRHRGDSIYASSLLPCLGKCSQLHDNVSVSRALACIGKFKFDLVSPRRQITSAAHHFSRSDTLNEQDPMCNLFMVNDIIYSNKNYVTRNIDYHINESLYVTPGNTTKIPLKLVDELCGEVSFRVSVEVLKSDQGSIFIDSTHSIITDNYITIHGDPNDFGTLQFSAVGVRCVTLSVKLNDCPPGYIHNNSTKNCVCSLATLLHYDGIERCSETNFTAYTKHGYWLGYLKNPNKETRQDRLASAICPKGFCTTNSSSEYPLPSVALDDLSSYICNETRRGIICGSCKENNSAYYRSTSFSCKPNDLCYLGWLFYILSEIIPVTFLFFIVIYFNLSFTSGALNGIIFFIQVIGTFKIDGENFIQFPEGVKQLSRIYKLVYRIFLLKFFALEEVSFCLWEGATALDMLAFRYVTIMYSLFLVIFTVILLKKRIFSFHCCHLSKQLKKEQPNLKHSILNGLSAFLVMSYSECTRVSLMILTTGTLTVGPTTKQKFEPVVFYNGEYSFMGKEHLKYALPALFFLFTIVAVPPMLLIVYPLCYKLFALLRINESKCVQITCKVIPLEKIKPMFDSIQGAFKDQYRFFAGLYFVYRLGASLTFSFPSALKTYYTATSAQLIFMLMVHAVCCPYRQKWHNILDALLFSILAMINAISFFNYERNQSDVTYLAGVQCVLILLPLVYLVIYTTYKIYLKIKTAMASCSKRNDTEDEDDNLNGILDMVDSRIIEQADVGETNDYMLY from the coding sequence ATGGCTGTCAGTATACTACCTCTTTTTGCTGTCATTTTGATCCTTCACTCTGGTCCCTCATCATCGCTCACCACTACTGAAAACTGGAAGCATCTCAACGTCCCTTGCAATACAGAAAGTTTATCCTTTCGTAATGTGACTAACAAGACAGATATACATCTGGATCACTGTACGTTTAATCTGAGATATCCACTACATATTTCGAACATAAACGACCTTCGTATTATCGGCAGTGGTAATGGAACAGTGATTAACTGTACAAGTGACAACGCTGGTCTGTTGTTTAAATCGGTAAATAACCTTCTGTTAGAGAGTTTGATCATACAAAATTGTGGAGTTTTTAGTGATGACAGGTTGCAAATTGCTAGTGTTCGAATAGTAGGAGGTGAGAATGTATATATAACTGTCATGAACGTGACAATAGAAAATGGTACAGGAACTGGGTTATCTCTAATCAACGTTAGTGGTGTTGTGACGGTTAAAAATTGCACTTTCCGTCGCAATATTTATTATGTAGATCGAATGTACCAGGTTGTGAATGCTACACACAATGACTTTACCCAAAGGGGAGGAGGTATGCAAATACAAATCGGCGTGGAGCATAGATCTGTGTATCTTATTCAGAGGTGCAAGTTTTTGTTCAATTTTGCCTCcagtggaggaggtctatttGTAGTAGTTCAGCTGCATGCATCAAATCATAGTATTACTGTTGAGAATAGTGAGTTTATCAAAAATAAATGCCAGAACGGTGGCGGCGGTGTGCAGTTTGGCTATACAGCTCTGCGATCATCTTCAAAAAAAGTAAATTCCAATTCTATTATGTTCCAAAACTGTGTGTTTAGAGGCAATGAGGCTAGATATGGTGGAGGAACAGCGATATTCTCTTCTTTGGGTACACCACTATTCTCCGAAAACAAAATTCAGATGAACAATAGCTCGTGGTCTAATAACACTGCCTCTAAACTTGGAATGGCTGTTGACATAGCTATTGCTCCTTGGGAGACATTTAGCAGGAATGGTCTTTTTCCTAAACCATTGTTCAGTCACTGTAATTTTACAGAGCATACACATTATACTTTTCTCAGCAGTCCTAGAAGTATTTTCACCCTAACAGGATTCAGGATAGATTTCAAGGACACAATATTGTTTGAAAGAAACACAGGTACTGCAATTGAGGCAAATTTGGCTGAACTGAATTTTACTGAAAACTCGTATGTTAAATTTGGTGAAAATCGTGGAGTCAATGGTGGGGCTGTGAGCTTGAAGGGATTATCTGTGATATTTATTTACGATCACTCTACGTTGGTATTTCAGGATAATAGTGCTTTGAAAAAAGGTGGTGCTATTTATGTTGATTCTTCTGGCAGGCATTCTGAGTCAGTTTGCTTTATCCAGCGCAGAAGAAAAAAGCAGTTTCATGCTTCCTTTGTATTCGATAATAACACTGCAGGTTTTGAAAATTTTAGACATAGAGGTGACTCCATATATGCTTCATCTCTTCTGCCCTGTCTTGGAAAGTGTTCTCAATTACATGATAATGTATCTGTGTCAAGGGCATTGGCATGCATAGGAAAGTTTAAGTTTGATTTAGTAAGTCCCAGACGACAAATTACCTCTGCAGCTCATCATTTTTCAAGAAGTGATACGTTAAATGAGCAAGATCCAATGTGCAATTTGTTTATGGTCAATGACATCATTTACTCAAACAAAAATTATGTAACCAGAAATATCGATTACCATATTAACGAAAGCTTATACGTCACACCCGGTAACACTACAAAGATACCTCTGAAACTAGTGGATGAACTTTGTGGAGAAGTTTCCTTTCGTGTATCAGTAGAAGTATTGAAGTCAGACCAAGGAAGCATATTCATTGACTCGACGCACTCAATAATTACTGACAATTATATCACAATACATGGAGATCCAAATGACTTCGGCACTTTACAGTTTTCTGCTGTTGGAGTACGATGTGTTACTTTGTCTGTCAAATTAAATGATTGTCCCCCAGGctatatacacaataattCAACGAAAAATTGCGTGTGCTCTTTGGCTACTCTACTACACTATGATGGAATTGAGAGGTGTAGTGAAACAAACTTCACAGCGTATACAAAACATGGATATTGGTTGGGATACTTAAAAAACCCTAATAAGGAGACACGACAGGACCGATTAGCTTCTGCCATTTGCCCCAAAGGTTTTTGCACAACTAACTCTTCCTCGGAGTATCCATTACCATCTGTAGCTTTGGATGATTTGAGCTCATACATCTGTAACGAAACAAGAAGAGGTATTATTTGTGGTagttgcaaagaaaataacTCTGCTTATTATCGCTCTACTTCGTTTTCTTGCAAACCCAATGATTTGTGCTACCTGGGGTGGTTGTTCTACATTCTGTCCGAGATAATTCCGGTAACGTTCCTGTTCTTCATTGTCATTTACTTCAACTTGTCATTCACATCTGGTGCATTGAATGGTATTATTTTTTTCATTCAAGTGATAGGCACATTTAAAATCGATGGTGAAAACTTTATACAATTCCCTGAAGGAGTAAAACAACTGTCAAGGATTTACAAACTTGTTTATCGGATTTTTCTGTTGAAGTTTTTTGCTCTTGAAGAGGTTTCATTTTGCCTTTGGGAAGGTGCTACTGCCCTTGACATGCTAGCGTTTAGGTATGTTACTATCATGTACAGTTTGTTTCTTGTAATTTTTACGGTCATTTTACTAAAAAAACGTATATTTTCATTTCACTGTTGCCATTTATCAAAACAATTGAAAAAAGAACAGCCAAACTTGAAGCATTCTATACTTAATGGACTGTCAGCATTTCTGGTGATGAGTTACTCTGAATGTACACGAGTGTCTCTGATGATTCTAACTACTGGAACACTGACCGTTGGGCCTACAACTAAACAAAAGTTTGAGCCTGTCGTCTTCTATAATGGAGAGTATTCCTTCATGGGTAAAGAACATTTGAAGTATGCGTTGCCAGCCCTTTTCTTCCTGTTTACGATTGTAGCTGTACCTCCAATGCTTTTGATTGTCTACCCACTGTGTTACAAACTGTTCGCTTTGCTGAGGATTAATGAATCAAAGTGTGTCCAAATTACATGTAAGGTCATTCCCTTAGAGAAAATCAAGCCGATGTTCGATTCCATTCAGGGTGCATTCAAAGACCAATACCGTTTCTTTGCTGGGCTGTATTTCGTTTATCGACTCGGTGCTTCTCTAACCTTTTCGTTCCCAAGTGCTTTGAAAACATATTACACTGCTACTAGTGCTCAGCTGATATTCATGTTGAtggtacatgcagtgtgttgTCCTTACCGACAAAAGTGGCACAACATTTTGGATGCCCTCTTGTTCTCAATCCTAGCCATGATCAATGCAATATCGTTTTTCAATTATGAACGTAATCAATCGGATGTAACGTATTTAGCAGGAGTTCAATGTGTACTAATTTTGCTTCCATTGGTATATTTGGTCATATACACTACATACAAGATCTATTTGAAGATTAAGACTGCTATGGCCTCATGCTCAAAAAGAAACGACACAGAAGACGAAGATGACAACTTAAATGGGATTTTAGATATGGTGGATTCAAGAATTATTGAACAAGCAGATGTTGGGGAAACAAATGATTACATGTTATACTGA